caaaattttaaaaattgtaCATCATTAATCAATCATACTCAGTTTCTTAAAATTGTACTGCATCAATATGGCTGGAAAACATTGTTCTCCCAGAAGATAACATTTGAGGAATAATTAGACTTTCATGATGGGTGAAAATTCAGTTGCATTCTTCTTGAAGAGGCAGGTGAAAGGCAGTCCAATATTTTTCATGGTCACTATTTTTGAGTTTACTGCTAACATAAGTGGTAGAAAGTGTGGAAATTTAAGCTAAAAGCCTAGAATATCAGAAGAGTTGAGAGCTTATTAATCTAAATCTGAATTCCATGTAGAGCACCTAATATTAGTCTTATCTTATCTGAGATACCGAATTTCCTGAACTAGACATAAAAAACATGCAAGTTCTCAACTTTTTAGTTCAACTACAGGGCACCTAAAATGCTGCAAAACAACGTTCAATCCTTGCTTATGCTGGTAATTCGGTAATCCAACAATTTGTGGTATGATATGATTGTTTAATTCGATGTAGTGGACAATGTTTTCAAAAGGTGCTCAAGCACTTGCTTAGACAGTCGGGCGAGGCGAGGTCCTCGCCTCATTTGACCGCCTTGCAAAACATCAATGCAAGGCATTTTAATGAAGCGTCGCTCGAGCACTCGCCTGAGCCTAGGCGTCAGCCGTCAAGCGCCTCGTGCGAGCGCCTGAGCCAAGTTGGGTCGGGGTTTGAGCAGGGTTCGATTGAACGAgcaagttggttcaattgaaccagggCTAATTACAGATTACCCCCTATAATTAGGCCCCTTTAGCATTCTAGTCTTTACAATTTCAAAAGTTACATTGGTATTTCTATACATggttaaaaagatatttttatagggctgaaaatcaagaaagagaaaAGGGTTTTGCTGGAGCAAcgggattaaatgtttcacttttgtaagtacagggatctcaatataatttttgaaagtatagggACCGAAATGCTAAAGGTAGCTAATTActggggataatatgtaattaacccattGAACCAACTACTGTACCCTAACACAAACTTGAAAGCGAAACCCTACGTTTGTCGTCGCCACCTTCACCTACTGTTGCCCTACGTCTGTCACTGCTGCCTTTATCCACAGCTTTGTCCACTGTTGCCTTCATCCGCCACCCCCTCCTGCCACCTTCTTCAATAGTCGCTAGTTCTCTTCTTAGTCCATTGTTTCTCATTTGGATTAACTTGCTGCAGTGCACCATGTTGAGGCGGTGCACTATTACTCTGTTAGGAGTTAGAAGTTAGAACTGTTTAGCACGATACTGGAAACCCCATTTAGCATATGTCTCCATCAATAGAACCCTTTAGCATATTTCATTGAATTTGATGTTaaacttttcttttttaatatttttgttatttgaaGATGGACAATGCAATTTGGTActttgtatgctttcaatttgatttatcattttgtttttatgattatatttataaatcataatatatattttttaaaatttaatattctgTAATGTTTTGCTTCGTCGGGTGGGTGCCTAGGCGACCGCCTAGCACTTCGGGTATTTGGGGCCTTGGCACTTTTTaacgcctagcactttttaaaacaCTACTAGTGGATTTTACATACATTTATGCATAAATACATACAGACGTATGGACTGCTTGATCTAAATGAAACATTCCACATGCCATGGATAATTGGAATTTGTAGCTGCATTTTTATCTGGTGATTCATTTCTTGCATTTGTATAAGAAGCTGTAACTAAGCAATTGAGCTTGGGTTAGTCATTTTCCGATCATGGTTTGTATTCTATGTTCATGCATGTGTCTTTGTTGTCTAGATTATGACTCTTTCCTTAACCTTTTATGATAACCTTCTCAGAGGTTTTGGCTGGTGTTTTGGAGGTTAGATCTCTGGAAGTTTTTTGaggttaaaatttaaaaaattatcttaGAGGGCAGCCTTTGGTAGAACATTAAGGTTGTTGTTTTGTGATATGGGAGAATAAGGTTTGAGTCAGACAACCTCTCGATGTAAGGTTGCATATATCGACCCTCCCAGACCCTGCATAGGCAGAAGTCTaggtacatttttttttttttgtgttttaaaTGTTTCAATGCATCATAAGTGTACCTCAAACTGGATAATTTCCTTTTAGTTGCTGAACTGGTAGGTTATATGCAGGCATGGTTTGTCTTTAGATGTTTAATCTGTACTACACTGTCATGACTGTGCCACTAGTtatcaattttgataaattagtcTACTTTCTTTAAACACAGTGCATGGAGAACCTTTGCTGGGAGTGATTAGAGTATGCTATAACATTGCTCTTAACAGGTATGCCAATCAAATTCTTCCTTAGAAACTGTCAATTCATTAAATATTATCTAATGCATACCGATCTCTAAACTTTTTCTGTAGCAAGAGTCCAATAAATCAGGGAACTTCAAAAGCAATGTTGACCCAAATGATCAATATTGTCTTTAGGAGAATGGAAATTGATCAGGTTGGATTCTTTTAATCTTATTTGATCTTACTGAGTTGTTTAAGAAAGTAGAGGGTTTCGTACAGGAAAAAATGATTTAGAATATCAACTATTTTCTATGGGTGTTTAGGTTTCTGTGTCATCCAGTAGTTATGAGCATGCTGATATTCCTTCAGCTAGCTACACAACCTCTGATAATGTAGAAATGTCTAGAGACGAAGATGAGAAGAAAACTTCAACAGCAGATGCATTATCCATGAGTCACACAAATGAAACATCTCCATCTTTTGAGGAACTTCAGAATTTGGCTGGTGGTGCAGACATCAAGGTGCTCCATTTGTTTAAAATTAATATCCAAGATCTGTTAAAAAATTGAGATTGTTTTACTGATTAGTTGGAATTATCTACACTGGGGTTTCTTGTTTATTATATCTTATTATAAGATACAATCTGCAGGGTCTAGAGGCCGTTCTCGATCAAGCCGTTCAACTTGGAGATGGAAAGAAAATCTCACGGTATAAAAGAAATTCTCAACTGTGTAAATAGTTTTAGCCTTCAGTTGTGGTTTATTTCTGTTGAATGTAACAAATTCATCACTCTTATCTTATTTCAGAGGGATTGATCTTGACAGCATGAGTGTGGTGCAACGTGATGCTCTGTTGCTGTTTCGCACACTTTGCAAGGTCTAAAATTGTGAAAATGTTCTGATGTCACAGTCTATTGGCAGTCTATCTTCACATGTTGAAGTCTATATATGCAGATGGGGATGAAAGAAGAGAGCGACGAGGTTACTACAAAGACAAGGCTTTTGTCTCTTGAGCTTTTGCAGGTTAGTTTATTGTGGACTTTGTAAAGGCAAGAAAGCTTCATctgtcaatttttttttctccaattGCTTTACTCAATTCATTTTTCCTCTTTGCTCTTTTAAGTTTTAAACATGTTTTCATAGTTTGTACTTTGACTGTTTGACATACCTATGACTTTCTTTGCAGGGTTTACTGGAAGGAGTGAGCCAATCCTTCACCAAAAATTTCCATTTTATTGACTCTGTTAAGGCATATCTTTCTTACGCGCTACTACGGGCTTCTGTTTCTTCTTCACCAGCCGTATTTCAGGTTATTTATGCACTATTACTTGTTGCTGCTTGTCGTGTTCATTATCTAATGCTTGCTTATTTACTGATCGTTGGGAATTGCTGGTAACTAGATTTGCATAGAAGCTGAAGTTACATGGTTTTTTATTTGTTCAAGTAGTTACTCTTTTTTATGCTAAATCTTGTTATGCAGCATGCAACTGGAATATTTGCAGTTCTTTTGCTCCGTTTTAGGGAAAGTCTTAAGGTATGTTACTTTGATATGGTCATAGTGACTGTCCCCTCATTTATCATGTTGATCTTATATATACTATTTTTCAGGGAGAAATTGgtgttttttttcctttgataATATTAAAACCCTTGGAAAGCAATGAGAGTGCTCTCGGCCAAAGAACAACTGTTCTCCGGTGATATGTTATTTTCGTGTTAAAAAAATGTTGTTTTCCTTATCTTTCACATTGTAATAGTTTTATTTTCAGTTCATTGTAATATTATGTTGTATTCCATTGTTGGCCATGTAGCATTTGCTCATGCTGCAAGCTTTGTTATCTTGCTGATGGAAACTTATAATGGATTCTCTCTTAGGATGCTCGAGAAAGTATGCAAGGATTCACAAATGCTTGCAGATATATTTGTTAACTATGATTGTGATCTTCAGGCACCAAACCTTTTTGAACTCATGGTAAAATCCAAGCGAGTTGTACTGATGGCTTGGAGTTAAAGCGTGGCATCTttgtaatacattctcatttatGCTGATCTAAGCAGGTGAATGCTCTGTCACGAATAGCACAAGGGACTCTAACTACAGATCCCAGCTCAGTTGGTTTGATGCAGGTTGCATCTGCTAAAGGCTCATCCCTTCaggtttcctctttttctttaaataaaaaccATTGTTTTTTTACTGTTTGTCTAATGTTTTCATGCAAGCGTTTAATCTTTATTTCTATTCTCAACgtctatcattttatttatttattgcagTGCTTGGTTAGTCTGCTGAAATCATTGGTTGATTGGGAGAAGCTAAGAAGAGAATTTGTTAAGCATTATAACATCGTTCGATCCCCTGAAGACGATGTTTTGGCTAGAGAATCTGTTACAGTTAATGAGCTGAAGAACCAGGATGATGGACTGAACCAATTTGAGAAGGCTAAAGCTCATAAATCCACGATGGAAGCAGTTATCTTAGAGGTAACTAGGATATTGTCAGTCATGTATATTTAAAAGCAATTTATGCAAGAAAAATGGAATTATATCCTCTGTTCTAGTTTCGTAAgggtttagttttattttttatggtTAAATATTAACCAGTTCCTTTGTTTCTAGTTCAATCGTAAACCAGCAAAAGGGATAGAATTACTGTTGTCTAACAAGTTGGTTGAGGATAAGGCTTCTGCAATAGCCCAGTTCCTGAAATGCACTCCAAGTTTGGATAAGGTTGTCTTCTATGTCAATTCTTTTTGTTTATGATAAAAGTGTGTTTAAtttctttatatttcaggttATGATTGGTGAATATTTGGGTCAGCATGAGGAACTTCCCCTTGCTGTCATGCATGCTTATGTTGATTCCATGAAGTTCTCAGGGTTAAAGTTTGATATTGCAATTCGTGAGTTTCTGAAAGGATTTCGACTTCCTGGAGAAGCACAGAAAATTGATCGGATCATGGAAAAGTTTGCTGAACGGTATAGTTGTTAATTTGAGATGCTCTTACAGTTGCCACTTTTGATTATTTAGCTAGCTGATGTTTGTTTTGCAGTTACTGTGCTGATAATCCAGGACTTTTCAAGAATGCAGATACTGCCTATGTTCTTGCCTATGCAGTTATAATGTTAAATACAGATGcacacaatccaatggtttggccAAAAATGTCCAAATCCGATTTTATACGCATGAATTCTGCAAGTGATATAGAAGAGTGTGCTCCAAAGGAGATTTTAGAGGAGATATATGATTCAATTGTTAAAGAAGAGATAAAGATGAAGAATGATGCACCCAGTGCATCTAAAAGCAGCAGACTGAGGCCAGAAACAGAGGAGAGAGGTCATCTTGTTAATATTCTTAATTTGGCTCTTCCTAAAAAACAGTCAGAGATTGATACCAAGGCAGAGAGTGAAAATGTTAAACAGCAAATACAGGCTCTTTTTAAAAATAAAGGTGAAAAAAGGGGTGTTTTCTACACAGCTCAACGGGTTGAACTGGTTAGACCAATTCTTGAAGCTGTAGGCTGGCCTTTGCTAGCAGCATTTTCTGTCACGATGGAAGAAACAGACAACAAGCCAAGGGTTATTCTTTGCATGGAGGGTTTCAGAGCTGGCATACATCTAACACGTGTTCTTGGGATAGATACACTGCGTTATGCTTTCCTAACATCCTTAGTACGGTATGTTTCTGCATGAGGTTCTATTGCAATATTGTATGTTTTAAGTTACCATCATAAATCTTATATCATTTTGTTCCTTCTTCTGAGTATCAATGACAAATTATACCAATAAGTGATGCAATGTTTTACAAAAATCTGCATGCAGATTTACCTTTTTGCATGCTCCAAAGGAGATGCGTGGTAAAAATGTGGAGGCATTACGCACCCTGCTTGTTTTATGTGATACGGATACAGAATCACTACAAGACACCTGGAATGCTGTGTTGGAATGTGTTTCAAGGCTAGAATATATCACTTCAACTCCGTCTATTGCTGCAACGGTAATGCAGGGCTCAAATCAAATATCTAAGGATGCAATTCTGCAGTCTCTTAGAGAGCTAGCTGGAAAACCAGCAGAGCAAGCTTTTGTAAATAGTGTAAAATTGCCTAGTGATTCAGTTGTGGAGTTCTTCACTGCTCTTTGTGGTGTATCTGCTGAAGAACTGAAACAAACACCTGCTCGTGTCTTCAGCTTACAGAAACTTGTTGAGATAAGCTACTATAATATGGCTCGTATTCGGCTGGTACTTGACGTTCCTTCAGTACTTTAATGTTTCTATGGTATTTATGATTCTACAGTGCCTGCATTGATATACTAATATATTGGAATTTAGTAGTCCTAATGCTATTACAATAGTGAATTTCAATCTCCAATGTCGGCTGTCAAACTCGAAAATATGGAAACATTACTTTAAAATGACAGTTTTGCAACACCATGTATTTAATTTATGTTTGTAATAGGTTAACATGGCACATAtatagatttttcttttttactcgGTGGCAATAGGATATAATCATTGCTTGGTGGAATTGTGCATAATCATATAGGTGAGCAAAAGATAGTTCACTGCATATTTTGGTTCTTATTTTCTGGTGCATTACATTGTCAGATGCATGCCAAAATCTAGAtatctttgtattgattataaagtTGTCTTGTTGCATTCTTTTACAATGGATTTTTTTGTGATTATTcttgattttaacttgtgatatatTCCATTGTTCAGGTCTGGGCTAGAATATGGTGTGTCTTGGCTCAGCATTTCATTGCTGCCGGTAGTCACCATGAGGAAAAAGTTGCTATGTACGCCATTGATTCACTTAGACAACTTGGTATGAAGTATTTGGAGCGTGCTGAGCTCACCAACTTCACCTTCCAGAATGACATTTTGAAACCTTTTGTCATTCTTATGCGGAATAGCCCCAATGAAAAAATACGCAGCCTGATTGTGGATTGCATTGTTCAGGTAAATTTTGGTCTGTTAATTTTACACAAACTTAGTATGTATCATATGCTCCTTATTTCATTGTCTTCTTCATGACAAAACAAATGGTTCTTAACTGCTGGTGGTGGCATAACAGATGATTAAATCAAAGGTTGGCAGCATTAAATCTGGTTGGCGGAGTGTGTTCATGATCTTTACTGCAGCcgctgatgatgactttgaatcaATTGTTGAAAGCGCATTTGAAAATGTTGAGCAAGGTGAGAAAACAGTTACTTTAACCTTGTGAGTTTAAATTATCCTAGATTTCCAATGAAGCTAATAGTTTGTCTTGCAGTTATCTTGGAACATTTCGATCAGGTTGTTGGGGACTGCTTTATGGATTGTGTCAACAGCCTCATTCGTTTTGCTAATAACAAAGTCTCACCACGCATTAGCTTGAAGGCTATTGCCCTCCTCCGTATATGTGAAGATCGTCTTGCAGAGGTTTGCATCAAAACATACTTCTTCATGTTTAGACATAATTTCATATTGTTAACAGACCTAGAAAACATTGTTTGGCTAGAAATTTTCATAATAACTTGTTCTTGACGAATTCGTGGAATATAATCATATACTACATATAGTAATATATGCATGCAATGAGATGCCTAATGAATATTTCTTGATATCATTTGCTTGTGTGCAAGGTTCGTCGCACCTCAACAAACCGTTTTGTAttggtggtacataccggtccaacaAGGGATCAGTACACCCCCATGTATTGTGTGTCGGTATGCTTGGTATGGCTCTGTACAACTTAGTACATACGGTATCAATAGCTGGTCAGTATATCGGTACGGATCGGTAAGATGAACCATGCTTGCGTGATGCTAGTTGTAATCACAGTGACATTGTTGAAACCAAGGTATGTAATACCGTACTGTACTAGTATtttgaggttggctcggtacggtaccagCGTACCGagtgattttaaatatttttctcttaCTGTAGCATCATAGCACTGCTACAATGTTACACTGCAGCACTGTAGCACGGACCGTccggtagcgggtggtccgcgtaccggtatgccatcggactggtacgtaccacccgtatcgagcggtaccattcaaaattgcataccatggATGAAACACTCAACTTTTTTCTCTTTTCGTTCTCACAAAGTTTATTGATTCCCCTACTGATCATCCTAAGTTGTAGAGCTTAATGAGTACTATAACAAAATTGTTGAAGCACTCAgcttttttctcttttggttcTCACAGTTTTTTATTGTAGTATTGATGAGTGATCCtgagttataagagtctaatgagAACCATGTTTTACTCGAGGTTTTAGATTCCACTAGCACCAGTCTGTATTGGGCATTATTTACTGGTCTGATGGCAAACCAGCACATGGACCAGCCCGTTCTAGGTGGTCCAATCTGTTCTTTTTTTTATAGGGTCAAACCacatgacctctctctctctctctctctttctctctttctctctctctctctctcgctctcaatCTCTCAATCTCTCTAGTGTCACCTTGACTCCCTTGTGCCTTGACCTCTCTCTTCTTTGCCTTTTCCTTTTCCCTACCACCTCACTATAGTCTCTCCACTGCTCTCAGTCACTGCATTGCTGGTAGCTGCTTCCTTCTTTGCATTCAGTATACCTCGTCCTCCTTATCTGCTTTCCCGCCTCTTTCTCAGCCTCCACCTCATCTGTCTTTCCTCCAtcctctgctcctcctcctctgcgTTTTCCTCTCTCTTTGCCCTCTGGATGGTACATCCTCCTCGTCCTCTGCTCCTCCTTTGCCCTTGCTTGCCCCTCCGCGAATCCTCCTTTCTCAAATCCCTTCTCTTTCTCCCCTCTTCTTTCCTGCTTTTTCTTGGTCCAGACGTATTGGTATGCTGGTCCACATCAGACCAAAATATTAGACCACTATCAACAGTGATGGGGAACTCATTAATTAGCCATTGTGGGAAAGCACTTCATACTGAGAGAAGAGTATGTCATCAAGAATTATCCCAAAGTACTAACATAGTCTTGGAACAATTATATAAAATAACATATCTAGGAATTGATGTTCAATGTGTAATCATAGTCATTGAAGACAGAAATTTACTATGTCAATTGTCAATATTCTTCACTGTTCTCAAGCGAAAACacacttttaaaatatatttcctGTCATCATAAATTTAGTAAGTAATAACAAAATATCATCATTTTGTGTTGGTCCGTGAAGCTATGATAACGAAGTTTAGAAACTGATCTTTTGGAATTTATGATCCAGAGGATGGATTCCTTATAAACTGTGACATTGGTTTTGATTTTTCATATATAGGCCATACAAATATTAGCTTCATTCAGCATTTTATAACAGTAAGCAATAAAGAAAATTTGACTATAAGCCTCATAAATATTTGCTTCAATCAACATTTTGtaacaataaacaaaaaaaaagatctaGAAGTTAAGCAAATATTAACATCAACTTAAATATTAGCTTCAATCAACATTTTGTAACAGTAAACAAAAAAATAGATCTAGAAGTTCAACAAATATTAGCACGAATTTACATTTCATAACAATACGCAAAAAAGAAAAATGGTTAGGCATGGTAATGTGGAGGGAAGAAGTTTGAACAAATACTTTTTTATATGTCAACAAAGAAGCCCCGGGGTTTTTATGAGTCAAGTGTTATGTTGCAACTTTCAAGTTGTCATCATGATCACACCATAAACTGCACTGCTGGAGTTAAACAATTTTCTAAGGGACCTTATTGATAATATGTGATAGTTTCTTGGTTCCTTGAGCTAAAGAAGGTGATAAATTATTGGATATTTCTAGAATGACCTCATTTGTTCATCTAGCTCATGAGTTTGGTCATCTAGCATTGAGTATAAAAACGGCAGTTAAAGCTTACTTTGATGACCATTCGTGAACAAAACAGCTAGTTTGATACAAAGTGGATCATTTTAAAGGTTTTGACTCATTAATTTTTCTATCAAATTGTTTTAGTAGAAATGTTTGTGTTGGTTACATGAACTTGGATTGTTATGCATTTGCCTTCTGATATGCAACTACCCAGTTTTATTTATCCGTGTGACCATGTTAGTATTGCTAAACTTCCAAGTTTGTACTTATAGCTGTATCCAAGATTGCATTATTCTATCAGGCTCCATGGGAAGATGGAAACTGAGTGAAAACAAATATTCCTTGATAGATTCTTTGTATGTTTTACTTTCACAGGCTTAATATTTCAATATTACAAGCCCTTTAATCTTTTGGTTTTGAGTTTGCTTCTCTTATTCTTCTTGTTTTTATAGGGATTTATACCTGGTGGAGCCCTGAAACCCCTGGATGGTGGGCTAGAGACAAACTTCGATATAACAGAGCATTACTGGTTTCCTATGTTGGCTGGTTTATCTGACTTAACACTGGACCCTAGATTGGAAGTTCGAAACTGTGCACTGGAAGTGCTATTTGATTTGCTGAATGAGAGAGGCCAGAAATTCTCTTCTGCTTTCTGGGAGAGCATCTTTCACAGAGTCCTTTTTCCTATATTCGACCATGTACGACATGCTGGAAGATATGGTCCTGTCTCTTCAGGTGATGAGTGGCTCCGGGAGACTAGCGTCCATTCACTTCAGTTGCTCTGCAATCTTTTCAATACTTTCTATAAGGtatctattctttttttcttcattGAGCCATGTTAAATAATTCCATCTGTATCACATGATATTCCAGTTATGAACTAAAGCAATTATCCTTCCTCTTTAATGTTCTTTTGAGCTATGATTTCAATTTAACATTTTTGTATTGAAGGATCATAGTATCATACTGTCTAGAACCTCGTCCTAAGTTGTTATTTATATGGTTACATGCTCTTACTTTCTGGCTTTCTTCAGGAAGTGTGCTTCATGCTTCCACCACTCCTGGACTTTCTCCTTGATTGTGCCAAGAAAACAGACCAGAGTGTCGTTTGCATCTCTCTTGGAGCCCTAGTGCATCTTGTGGAGGTTGGGGGCCATCAGTTTGGTGATAGTGACTGGGATACTTTATTAAAAAGCATCAGGTATGCTGTTGATGAGTTCATCTCTTGTATCAGTACTCTTTGTTGTTCTgatccttttttctttttgtataactGTTAAATTACAGAGATGCATCATATGCAACTCAACCTCTCGAACTCCTCAATTCTCTGGGATTTGAGGAAAAAAACCAAGCAGTTTTATCCAAAGATTTAGATGACAAAGATGGTGACAGTCCATTTAGTATCAATCACAATaggaaggaaggaggaagagctATGGTTAACGAATCCTTATCTGCTGGTAGAGAAGCTTTTGGAAAAATAATCAGCACAACTGACTTTAAGGATGATTATGGTGAAAGCAATCTCCAAACAAACTTGGATGAGTCTGATGGTATGTTTCCATGTAGTGACTTTCCCACTGGATGTACCTGCAACATGCATATTCACCTGTTAAATTCGTGCAGTTATACTTATTTAAGGGCTATAAATTGTGGTCAATTGGTTTGAGGCATATATATTgtccttggattcttctagggtaGTCATTTTCCTTTTCTGTAGGTCTTCCATCACCATCAGGTAACAAGCAGAAGCCTGCTGTAGCTGTAAGCGTCCAGCGTAGCCAAACATTTGGTCAAAGGATTATGGGTAATATGATGGACAACCTTCTTCTTAGAAGTTTCACATCCAAATCAAAGAACGATACAGACGATCTTGGTCCGGTTTCACCTGTAAAGGTTGGTGGTTGTTCATTATGTTCTTTTTTAATCATTTATGTGTTTATTCACTAGATTGAAGATGGTGATTAATTGCAATAGTTAGATggagacaaaaaaaaatcatatggaaTATATTCTCAATTTACTACGATATGGTATATTTGGTTTGTAAGTTGTGTTCTTTTGTGAAACTACATCTTTTTGACAGGACTTGGAATCTTGGATGTTTTAGGCAATTAGTTTTAGCTTATTTGTTA
The DNA window shown above is from Musa acuminata AAA Group cultivar baxijiao chromosome BXJ2-4, Cavendish_Baxijiao_AAA, whole genome shotgun sequence and carries:
- the LOC103982554 gene encoding brefeldin A-inhibited guanine nucleotide-exchange protein 5 isoform X1, whose translation is MAAASAASGFIIRSLEAMLKECMGKKYPALQSAVQTCLDNMKETKPELTSDDHNHATTLAGAESIGAEGAVAVKEGEAPVAGTEKDVTMNMSQETSEPIIAALASAGHTLDRTQAELVLKPLRLAFEMKNIKLLEPALDCLHKLIAYDHLEGDPGLEGGKNASQFTDVLNMVCGCVDNSSSDSTILQVLKVLLIAVSSTRFRVHGEPLLGVIRVCYNIALNSKSPINQGTSKAMLTQMINIVFRRMEIDQVSVSSSSYEHADIPSASYTTSDNVEMSRDEDEKKTSTADALSMSHTNETSPSFEELQNLAGGADIKGLEAVLDQAVQLGDGKKISRGIDLDSMSVVQRDALLLFRTLCKMGMKEESDEVTTKTRLLSLELLQGLLEGVSQSFTKNFHFIDSVKAYLSYALLRASVSSSPAVFQHATGIFAVLLLRFRESLKGEIGVFFPLIILKPLESNESALGQRTTVLRMLEKVCKDSQMLADIFVNYDCDLQAPNLFELMVNALSRIAQGTLTTDPSSVGLMQVASAKGSSLQCLVSLLKSLVDWEKLRREFVKHYNIVRSPEDDVLARESVTVNELKNQDDGLNQFEKAKAHKSTMEAVILEFNRKPAKGIELLLSNKLVEDKASAIAQFLKCTPSLDKVMIGEYLGQHEELPLAVMHAYVDSMKFSGLKFDIAIREFLKGFRLPGEAQKIDRIMEKFAERYCADNPGLFKNADTAYVLAYAVIMLNTDAHNPMVWPKMSKSDFIRMNSASDIEECAPKEILEEIYDSIVKEEIKMKNDAPSASKSSRLRPETEERGHLVNILNLALPKKQSEIDTKAESENVKQQIQALFKNKGEKRGVFYTAQRVELVRPILEAVGWPLLAAFSVTMEETDNKPRVILCMEGFRAGIHLTRVLGIDTLRYAFLTSLVRFTFLHAPKEMRGKNVEALRTLLVLCDTDTESLQDTWNAVLECVSRLEYITSTPSIAATVMQGSNQISKDAILQSLRELAGKPAEQAFVNSVKLPSDSVVEFFTALCGVSAEELKQTPARVFSLQKLVEISYYNMARIRLVWARIWCVLAQHFIAAGSHHEEKVAMYAIDSLRQLGMKYLERAELTNFTFQNDILKPFVILMRNSPNEKIRSLIVDCIVQMIKSKVGSIKSGWRSVFMIFTAAADDDFESIVESAFENVEQVILEHFDQVVGDCFMDCVNSLIRFANNKVSPRISLKAIALLRICEDRLAEGFIPGGALKPLDGGLETNFDITEHYWFPMLAGLSDLTLDPRLEVRNCALEVLFDLLNERGQKFSSAFWESIFHRVLFPIFDHVRHAGRYGPVSSGDEWLRETSVHSLQLLCNLFNTFYKEVCFMLPPLLDFLLDCAKKTDQSVVCISLGALVHLVEVGGHQFGDSDWDTLLKSIRDASYATQPLELLNSLGFEEKNQAVLSKDLDDKDGDSPFSINHNRKEGGRAMVNESLSAGREAFGKIISTTDFKDDYGESNLQTNLDESDGLPSPSGNKQKPAVAVSVQRSQTFGQRIMGNMMDNLLLRSFTSKSKNDTDDLGPVSPVKILDAAEPVPDDYDEENSMMETIKGKCITQLLLLSVIDSIQRKYWSKLKVPHKIAIMDILLSLIEFAASYNSSSNLILRMQYIPSERLPLNLLRQEITGTSIYLEILHKSTAIWKSSSHEQVNSDGPVVPTSINDSGYLATLDSEEKLKGIAEEKLVSFCGQILKETSELKSGTLVEVGYAHLHRVLDLRAPVIVKVLKRMCCMDSLIFRKHLREFYPLITKLVCCDQMDIRGALGDLFSTQLAPLLRS
- the LOC103982554 gene encoding brefeldin A-inhibited guanine nucleotide-exchange protein 5 isoform X2, with protein sequence MNMSQETSEPIIAALASAGHTLDRTQAELVLKPLRLAFEMKNIKLLEPALDCLHKLIAYDHLEGDPGLEGGKNASQFTDVLNMVCGCVDNSSSDSTILQVLKVLLIAVSSTRFRVHGEPLLGVIRVCYNIALNSKSPINQGTSKAMLTQMINIVFRRMEIDQVSVSSSSYEHADIPSASYTTSDNVEMSRDEDEKKTSTADALSMSHTNETSPSFEELQNLAGGADIKGLEAVLDQAVQLGDGKKISRGIDLDSMSVVQRDALLLFRTLCKMGMKEESDEVTTKTRLLSLELLQGLLEGVSQSFTKNFHFIDSVKAYLSYALLRASVSSSPAVFQHATGIFAVLLLRFRESLKGEIGVFFPLIILKPLESNESALGQRTTVLRMLEKVCKDSQMLADIFVNYDCDLQAPNLFELMVNALSRIAQGTLTTDPSSVGLMQVASAKGSSLQCLVSLLKSLVDWEKLRREFVKHYNIVRSPEDDVLARESVTVNELKNQDDGLNQFEKAKAHKSTMEAVILEFNRKPAKGIELLLSNKLVEDKASAIAQFLKCTPSLDKVMIGEYLGQHEELPLAVMHAYVDSMKFSGLKFDIAIREFLKGFRLPGEAQKIDRIMEKFAERYCADNPGLFKNADTAYVLAYAVIMLNTDAHNPMVWPKMSKSDFIRMNSASDIEECAPKEILEEIYDSIVKEEIKMKNDAPSASKSSRLRPETEERGHLVNILNLALPKKQSEIDTKAESENVKQQIQALFKNKGEKRGVFYTAQRVELVRPILEAVGWPLLAAFSVTMEETDNKPRVILCMEGFRAGIHLTRVLGIDTLRYAFLTSLVRFTFLHAPKEMRGKNVEALRTLLVLCDTDTESLQDTWNAVLECVSRLEYITSTPSIAATVMQGSNQISKDAILQSLRELAGKPAEQAFVNSVKLPSDSVVEFFTALCGVSAEELKQTPARVFSLQKLVEISYYNMARIRLVWARIWCVLAQHFIAAGSHHEEKVAMYAIDSLRQLGMKYLERAELTNFTFQNDILKPFVILMRNSPNEKIRSLIVDCIVQMIKSKVGSIKSGWRSVFMIFTAAADDDFESIVESAFENVEQVILEHFDQVVGDCFMDCVNSLIRFANNKVSPRISLKAIALLRICEDRLAEGFIPGGALKPLDGGLETNFDITEHYWFPMLAGLSDLTLDPRLEVRNCALEVLFDLLNERGQKFSSAFWESIFHRVLFPIFDHVRHAGRYGPVSSGDEWLRETSVHSLQLLCNLFNTFYKEVCFMLPPLLDFLLDCAKKTDQSVVCISLGALVHLVEVGGHQFGDSDWDTLLKSIRDASYATQPLELLNSLGFEEKNQAVLSKDLDDKDGDSPFSINHNRKEGGRAMVNESLSAGREAFGKIISTTDFKDDYGESNLQTNLDESDGLPSPSGNKQKPAVAVSVQRSQTFGQRIMGNMMDNLLLRSFTSKSKNDTDDLGPVSPVKILDAAEPVPDDYDEENSMMETIKGKCITQLLLLSVIDSIQRKYWSKLKVPHKIAIMDILLSLIEFAASYNSSSNLILRMQYIPSERLPLNLLRQEITGTSIYLEILHKSTAIWKSSSHEQVNSDGPVVPTSINDSGYLATLDSEEKLKGIAEEKLVSFCGQILKETSELKSGTLVEVGYAHLHRVLDLRAPVIVKVLKRMCCMDSLIFRKHLREFYPLITKLVCCDQMDIRGALGDLFSTQLAPLLRS